One Argiope bruennichi chromosome 5, qqArgBrue1.1, whole genome shotgun sequence DNA segment encodes these proteins:
- the LOC129968273 gene encoding uncharacterized protein LOC129968273: protein MAFIAKARKCDLQELASELGEEIDGNLTIANLRKLILNSNEYEEEFVKGVLEGIVERRQEKENLERREKERQFELEKIKLQTSIETQSLMSENNEMNTKHNSSELQKILQKFDSKNDDISLYLVIFERQAKRLRIDKTDWVTQLMPLLPSEVVQIIAREPEEESNVYEYVKELLLRRFKLSAETFRLRFVQHQKRMESSWRDLAFELRSFLEEWLDGVNVTDFDSLKDLMVVDQMKRRVGNEVREHFVDTWTKISSSSKLADLLDDYDGVRRSSKTGHIPSNGRTRVNGNFEKRNPIVHDKNAMNTDYKRPSSPRNWKQERSDRRQCFECGSSQHLRAQCPNLAKMKNFSRINRVTRRLVETTSEKSGPQRLPENVAENQTDEGTILTTQLKAPEKEITRISPLQKIPVKIEDNTFEGILDTGAEITVIRQDIIDSCSKQGEGSIKIISAFGEEELAPLVTINVKINDGKHGNVPVTCAASKKLISDMLISSTTYEALCKKIEAHTLLPVIKNVDSEQPVHEEPNQEDNEESPLEEKICFSKLQKEDNSLKTAWAFGSSQQNGYSVEDGILSHSEWVCGEKVQQVVLPECKRKCVLKAAHELPLAGHLGERKTKERIKYSFYWPGIKKDVKEFCQSCKQCQVRRAITYRDRIPIQPIVRPENPFEVWSIDCIGPLEPPSRRGHKFIICAIDLCTRWAEAIPVRNIIAKTTCDVLMKIFTATGFPEVVCTDQGTNFTSTLTKEFLKVIGTAPRFATPGHPESMGAVERWNKTLKEMLSKNIQENGKDWDIHLPYLLFAYREVPHSTTGLSPFQMVYGRLPRGPLSLMKDFWTGKRRIPVGVSRSIESYLENLQENLGKAHGIAMENAEKPQAEYARRYNLRAREKTFQVGEKVLILDSASSHKLLKKWIGPVSIVAFTRPHSVLVKMEDGTNKEIHVNKIRPYIARLEQVGVIYDQDNEFGEIFPAPTNCNQKSKISRDIRTQIYNQGKELSLQQKAELIDILSKYTDSFSKFPGKAKVPGHNIKVTDDCVPKRLAPYRVPIVLQGEVERQVQELLEAGLIEHSESDWAHPVVCVAKKNGSIRLCVDYRQLNKYTIADAYPMKLVTELLYEIGKASFISILDLTKGYWQIPMKPEAKHYTAFITHSGLYQWNVMPFGMKNAGSTFQRSMDKILSKHREYCRAYIDDVAIFSKSWEEHKKHIMEVFCTLQESNLTINLEKCEFGKKEVKFLGHIVGSGRHSPDPEKIDAIKKLLRPTNKKEVRSLLGLANYYRDYIPNFSSLVLPLTNLTKKNVPNKIPWAKEQEQAFQILKEELVKMPSLYTPQLDKPFQLYTDASATAVGACLAQIGDDGKEKPIAFFSKKLTATQTRWATIEREAYAVLEALKKYDTWIFGARVQVISDHNPLTYLTQQTPHSAKLTRWSLALQRYDVTISYRKGSKHCNADSLSRLPLQQ, encoded by the coding sequence ATGGCATTCATAGCTAAAGCTAGGAAGTGTGATCTTCAGGAATTAGCTAGTGAGTTAGGTGAAGAGATTGATGGGAATCTCACGATTGCTAAtcttagaaaattgattttaaattctaacGAATACGAGGAAGAGTTTGTAAAGGGTGTTTTAGAGGGTATTGTGGAGAGgagacaagaaaaagaaaatttggaaagacGGGAAAAAGAGAGGCAATTTGAGTTAGAGAAAATTAAGTTGCAAACTTCGATTGAAACTCAATCCCTAATGTCAGAGAATAATGAAATGAACACCAAACATAATTCTTCAGAGTTACAAAAGATACTTCagaaatttgattccaaaaatgATGATATAAGTCTTTACTTAGTCATATTTGAGCGCCAAGCTAAACGATTAAGGATTGATAAAACAGATTGGGTCACCCAATTAATGCCACTTCTTCCATCAGAGGTTGTTCAAATAATAGCAAGGGAACCTGAAGAGGAATCTAACGTTTACGAGTACGTAAAGGAATTACTCTTACGACGATTTAAATTGAGTGCAGAAACCTTTCGATTGCGGTTTGTGCAACATCAAAAGAGAATGGAAAGTTCATGGAGGGATCTGGCCTTTGAGTTGAGAAGCTTCTTGGAGGAGTGGTTGGATGGTGTTAACGTAACGGATTTCGACTCGTTGAAGGATCTGATGGTTGTAGATCAGATGAAAAGAAGAGTTGGAAATGAAGTTCGGGAACATTTTGTTGACACATGGACAAAAATCTCGTCTTCATCTAAGTTAGCCGATCTCCTCGATGATTATGACGGTGTAAGGAGAAGCTCAAAAACTGGACATATTCCTAGTAATGGCAGGACACGAGTAAACgggaattttgaaaagagaaatccTATTGTCCATGACAAAAATGCAATGAACACTGATTATAAAAGACCGAGTAGTCCTCGGAATTGGAAGCAAGAACGCTCCGATCGGCGTCAATGTTTCGAGTGCGGATCATCGCAACATTTAAGAGCCCAGTGCCCAAATCTAGCTAAGATGAAGAATTTCTCAAGGATTAACCGCGTGACAAGACGTTTGGTAGAAACGACAAGCGAGAAAAGTGGACCACAGAGACTTCCAGAGAATGTTGCTGAAAATCAGACTGATGAAGGTACGATTCTCACAACACAGTTAAAGGcaccagaaaaagaaataacacgCATTAGCCCTTTACAGAAAATACCAGTGAAAATTGAAGACAATACATTTGAAGGTATCTTGGATACAGGTGCTGAAATCACCGTCATCAGACAGGATATAATTGATTCTTGCTCTAAACAAGGAGAGGgcagcataaaaattatatcagcCTTTGGGGAAGAAGAACTTGCCCCATTAGTTACtatcaatgtaaaaattaatgatggGAAGCATGGCAATGTTCCTGTTACTTGTGCAGCATCGAAGAAACTAATAAGCGACATGCTGATCTCCTCGACTACATACGAAGCATTATGTAAGAAAATAGAGGCACATACCTTATTACCCGTGATAAAGAATGTAGATTCGGAGCAACCTGTCCATGAAGAGCCAAATCAAGAAGATAATGAAGAAAGTCCATTGGAGGAGAAAATTTGTTTCTCGAAGTTACAAAAAGAAGATAACTCTCTGAAGACGGCATGGGCATTTGGCAGTTCCCAACAGAATGGTTATTCAGTTGAAGATGGCATCTTATCGCACTCTGAATGGGTATGTGGAGAAAAGGTGCAACAGGTAGTGTTGCCAGAATGTAAACGGAAGTGTGTGCTTAAGGCAGCACACGAGTTACCATTGGCAGGTCATCTGGGAGAGAGAAAGACGAAGGAAAGAATAAAGTACTCATTCTACTGGCCAGGAATAAAGAAAGATGTCAAAGAATTTTGTCAGTCTTGCAAACAGTGCCAAGTTAGGAGGGCAATTACATACAGAGATAGGATCCCAATACAGCCTATCGTCAGACCAGAAAATCCTTTTGAAGTTTGGAGCATTGATTGCATAGGTCCACTGGAGCCTCCGTCCAGGAGAGGACACAAATTCATCATTTGCGCTATTGACCTGTGTACACGTTGGGCAGAAGCTATCCCAGTAAGAAATATTATTGCGAAAACTACGTGTGACGTgctcatgaaaatttttacagcTACAGGATTTCCTGAAGTCGTTTGCACTGACCAAGGTACTAACTTTACATCGACTTTAACTAAAGAATTCCTGAAAGTGATCGGCACCGCACCAAGATTTGCTACTCCCGGGCATCCAGAAAGTATGGGTGCAGTTGAGCGATGGAATAAAACCTTAAAGGAAATGCTCAGCAAGAATATCCAGGAAAATGGAAAAGATTGGGACATACATCTGCCATATCTGTTATTCGCGTATAGGGAAGTACCACACAGTACAACAGGACTGTCACCATTTCAAATGGTCTATGGAAGGTTACCTAGAGGGCCCTTGTCTCTGATGAAAGATTTCTGGACAGGAAAAAGAAGAATCCCCGTAGGTGTTTCCAGATCCATTGAgagttatttagaaaatttgcagGAAAATTTAGGAAAGGCTCATGGCATTGCCATGGAGAATGCCGAAAAACCCCAGGCAGAATATGCAAGAAGATATAACTTGCGAGCTCGTGAGAAGACCTTTCAAGTAGGAGAAAAGGTTCTGATTTTGGATTCAGCTTCTTCTCATAAGCTGTTAAAGAAATGGATCGGGCCAGTGAGTATTGTTGCTTTTACAAGACCCCATTCAGTACTCGTCAAGATGGAAGATGGTACGAATAAAGAGATTCATGTCAATAAAATTCGACCATACATAGCACGACTTGAGCAAGTCGGAGTGATATATGACCAAGACAatgaatttggagaaatatttccTGCCCCAACCAATTGCAATCAGAAAAGCAAAATCAGTCGTGATATAAGAACGCAAATTTATAATCAAGGAAAGGAGTTATCATTACAACAAAAAGCTGAGCTGATTGATATCTTATCTAAGTACACAGACAGTTTCAGTAAGTTTCCAGGGAAAGCCAAGGTGCCAGGACATAACATTAAGGTAACCGATGACTGTGTCCCCAAGCGACTAGCTCCATATCGTGTCCCAATTGTTTTGCAAGGGGAAGTTGAACGCCAAGTTCAAGAACTTTTAGAAGCAGGACTCATTGAACATAGCGAGAGTGACTGGGCACATCCCGTAGTGTGCGTTGCTAAGAAAAACGGTAGTATCAGACTGTGCGTAGACTACCGTCAGCTGAATAAATATACGATTGCAGACGCATATCCAATGAAACTGGTTACTGAACTATTGTATGAAATTGGAAAAGCTAGTTTTATATCAATATTAGATCTCACCAAAGGATATTGGCAAATTCCCATGAAGCCTGAAGCGAAGCACTATACCGCTTTTATCACTCATTCTGGGCTGTACCAATGGAATGTGATGCCCTTCGGTATGAAAAATGCAGGAAGCACATTCCAAAGAAGCATGGACAAGATCCTCTCAAAGCATCGAGAGTATTGTCGTGCATATATTGATGATGTCGCCATTTTCTCCAAAAGCTGGGAAGAACATAAAAAGCACATTATGGAAGTATTTTGTACGCTTCAAGAGTCCAACCTTACCATAAATCTAGAGAAGTGTGAGTTTGGCAAAAAGGAAGTGAAGTTTCTTGGCCATATCGTCGGATCAGGAAGGCACTCCCCAGATCCCGAGAAAATTGACGCCATAAAGAAGTTATTGAGACCTACAAATAAGAAAGAAGTACGTAGTTTGCTGGGACTTGCAAATTATTACAGGGACTATATCCCAAACTTTTCTTCATTAGTATTACCACTAACAAATCTCACCAAGAAAAATGTACCTAACAAAATTCCATGGGCCAAAGAACAAGAGCAAGCATTCCAAATCTTAAAAGAAGAATTAGTCAAGATGCCTTCATTATACACCCCACAACTGGATAAACCATTCCAGTTATACACGGATGCCTCAGCAACAGCCGTTGGAGCCTGCTTAGCTCAGATAGGTGATGATGGGAAGGAAAAACCCATTGCATTTTTCAGCAAGAAATTGACTGCAACTCAAACACGGTGGGCTACTATCGAGAGAGAAGCCTACGCCGTACTAGAGGCCTTGAAGAAATACGACACATGGATATTTGGTGCTCGTGTTCAAGTTATCTCTGACCACAACCCTTTGACGTATCTCACTCAACAAACGCCTCACAGCGCAAAACTTACACGATGGTCGTTAGCCTTACAGAGATACGATGTGACAATATCATATCGAAAGGGGAGTAAACATTGCAATGCAGACTCTCTATCTAGGTTGCCATTGCAGCAGTAA